In Mercenaria mercenaria strain notata chromosome 13, MADL_Memer_1, whole genome shotgun sequence, a single window of DNA contains:
- the LOC123528726 gene encoding uncharacterized protein LOC123528726 → MKKYIRIAALIYVIVSVGFALFWMFTGGGKGVKGLVVEGYFYQTDAKPVMQGNHYHSKSKRTTSYTTSTLKRVLPWQWKERNENSYILDIMKGESFCGGNFTGYDGKFAQLTNAIIDPSRGQGRRGGENISEVLNQPEENEYYILQSGYFKLNCKKKIHYNFNSNSHLRQWINVLNTTVENPAYKVTYNSWTIAVKRYEYVNLYHTMTDFYNAFLVSKAFKMQPGNITILWIDGHPSGTLDTTWKTLFGPILRAGYIQQPSMFNHMIWGIMGYDSPLNMHDSKNVPYLEEFRFFFLSRHNIPTKSELNCTKLKIMFLWRRDYVAHPRNPSGSVSRKIKNEKELLDSAMKHFVGDDVFGIQIDKLDMKNQLKLIANVDILIGMHGAGLSHTLFLPKHAGLIELYPTYWSNANTHFKAMARWRNLHYLSWNNIDRTKELANKYTIVDVEAVTGLIGKMKRNICR, encoded by the coding sequence ATGAAAAAATACATACGTATTGCAGCGTTAATCTATGTAATAGTTTCTGTAGGTTTTGCATTGTTTTGGATGTTTACAGGAGGAGGAAAGGGGGTAAAAGGTTTGGTTGTTGAAGGTTATTTCTATCAGACAGATGCGAAGCCTGTGATGCAAGGCAACCATTATCATTCTAAATCAAAGCGAACAACTTCATATACAACAAGTACTTTAAAACGTGTATTGCCATGGCAGTGGAAGGAGCGAAATGAGAACTCATATATTTTGGATATTATGAAAGGCGAATCTTTTTGCGGAGGTAATTTTACAGGATACGATGGGAAGTTTGCTCAACTTACTAATGCCATTATTGACCCTAGTAGAGGTCAAGGAAGGCGAGGTGGTGAAAATATATCAGAGGTATTAAATCAGCCAGAGGAAAATGAGTACTACATTTTACAGTCGGGATATTTCAAACTGAATTGTAAGAAGAAGATTCACTACAACTTCAATTCAAATTCACACCTTAGGCAATGGATAAATGTGTTAAATACAACTGTAGAAAACCCTGCTTACAAAGTAACATATAATAGTTGGACAATTGCAGTAAAGCGTTATGAGTATGTTAACCTGTATCATACAATGACAGACTTTTATAATGCGTTTCTGGTATCTAAAGCATTTAAAATGCAACCTGGAAACATCACCATATTGTGGATAGACGGCCACCCATCTGGAACTCTTGACACAACTTGGAAAACTTTATTTGGACCAATATTACGCGCGGGATATATTCAACAGCCATCCATGTTTAATCACATGATTTGGGGAATAATGGGATATGACAGTCCACTGAATATGCATGATAGTAAGAATGTGCCATATTTGGAAGAATTCCGATTTTTCTTCCTATCTAGACATAACATTCCAACAAAATCAGAGCTCAACTGTACtaagttaaaaataatgtttctgtgGAGAAGAGACTATGTAGCACATCCGCGAAATCCATCTGGGTCCGtctctagaaaaataaaaaatgaaaaagaattattagATAGTGCAATGAAACATTTTGTCGGTGATGACGTCTTTGGAATTCAGATTGATAAGTTAGACATGAAGAATCAGCTAAAACTTATAGCTAACGTCGACATTTTGATCGGGATGCACGGAGCAGGTCTTAGTCACACACTGTTCTTACCTAAACACGCTGGTTTGATAGAGCTCTATCCCACATACTGGTCAAATGCTAACACACATTTTAAAGCTATGGCAAGGTGGAGAAATCTTCATTATCTATCATGGAACAATATTGACAGAACGAAAGAACTTGCAAATAAATATACAATAGTTGATGTTGAAGCTGTTACAGGTTTAATTGGTAAAATGAAGCGCAATATATGCAGATAA
- the LOC123530332 gene encoding uncharacterized protein LOC123530332, which translates to MKKYIRIAALIYVIFLALFWILASGGIRVKGLFIEDFVYQTDAKPLLSGNISKRTTSYTTSTLKRVLPWQWEEPIENTYILDIMKGESFCGGNFTGYVGKFAQLNYVIIDPDRGQGRQGGENISEVLNQPEENEHYILQSGYFKLNCKKKIYYNFNAKSHLRQWLNVLITTAENPAYKVTYDSWTIAVKRYEYVNLYHTMTDFYNAFLVSKAFEMQPGNITILWIDGHPSGTLDITWKTLFGPILRAGYIQQPSMFNHMVWGIMGYDSPLNKHNSKNMPYLEEFRKFFLSRHNIPTKSELNCTKLKVMFLWRRDYVTHPRNPSGSVSRKIQNENELLNSARKHFVGHDIFGIQIDKLDMKNQLKLIAHVDILIGMHGAGLSHTLFLPKHAGLIELYPTYWSNTNIHFKAMARWRNLYYLTWTNNDRSKELPNKYIIVDVKAVTDLIGKMKRNVCR; encoded by the coding sequence ATGAAAAAATACATTCGTATCGCagcattaatttatgtaatatttttagcATTGTTTTGGATTCTTGCATCAGGAGGAATAAGGGTAAAAGGTTTGTTTATTGAAGACTTTGTTTACCAGACAGATGCAAAGCCTTTGTTGTCAGGCAATATATCAAAGCGAACTACTTCATATACAACAAGTACTTTAAAACGTGTATTGCCATGGCAGTGGGAGGAGCCAATAGAGAACacatatattttagatattatgAAAGGCGAATCTTTTTGCGGTGGTAATTTTACAGGATACGTTGGGAAATTTGCTCAACTTAATTATGTCATTATTGACCCTGATAGAGGTCAAGGAAGGCAAGGCGGTGAAAATATATCAGAGGTATTAAATCAGCCAGAGGAAAATGAGCACTATATTTTACAGTCGggatatttcaaattaaattgtaaGAAGAAGATTTACTACAACTTCAATGCCAAATCACACCTTAGGCAATGGTTGAATGTGTTGATTACAACTGCAGAAAATCCTGCTTATAAAGTAACATATGATAGTTGGACAATTGCAGTAAAGCGTTATGAGTATGTTAACTTGTATCATACAATGACAGACTTTTATAATGCGTTTCTGGTATCTAAAGCATTTGAAATGCAACCTGGAAACATTACCATATTGTGGATAGACGGCCACCCATCTGGAACTCTGGACATAACTTGGAAAACTTTATTTGGACCAATATTACGTGCGGGATATATTCAACAGCCATCCATGTTTAATCACATGGTTTGGGGAATTATGGGATATGACAGTCCACTGAATAAACATAATAGTAAGAACATGCCATATTTGGAAGAATTTCGAAAGTTTTTCCTATCTAGACATAATATTCCGACAAAATCAGAGCTCAACTGTACTAAATTAAAAGTAATGTTTCTGTGGAGAAGAGACTATGTAACTCATCCGCGAAATCCATCTGGGTCCGTCTctagaaaaatacaaaatgaaaatgaattattAAATAGTGCAAGGAAACATTTTGTCGGTCATGACATCTTTGGAATTCAGATTGATAAGTTAGATATGAAGAATCAGCTAAAACTTATAGCACACGTCGATATTTTGATTGGGATGCACGGAGCAGGTCTTAGTCACACACTGTTCTTACCTAAACATGCTGGTTTGATAGAGCTCTATCCAACATACTGGTCAAAtactaacatacattttaaagcTATGGCAAGGTGGAGAAATCTTTATTATCTAACATGGACCAATAATGACAGATCAAAAGAACttccaaataaatatataatagttGATGTTAAAGCTGTTACAGATTTAATTGGTAAAATGAAACGCAATGTATGCAGATAA